A DNA window from Hordeum vulgare subsp. vulgare chromosome 1H, MorexV3_pseudomolecules_assembly, whole genome shotgun sequence contains the following coding sequences:
- the LOC123442495 gene encoding alpha-1,3-arabinosyltransferase XAT3-like — translation MMKAGERPNSKLLRGGRQESRRFRLLAIVVGFFVVSLTFVVVSKPDAILFGLNGKLPADQAPTSILIQQKVNTPAQKTSTDAIIGGDPKVVDDEAYVKPKETRGGEEEDHRVLSEPDPASGMTEPAPNKDGNAHKSTEETLGGERKDEEGEREREPGEKHTKVTLPTVSNYTIHDAEDAENAKQEGLSNIQQQQQQGSKPLCDFSNFRANVCEMRGDVRVHPKATSVLFMEPEGSQRDEVWKIKPYPRKGDEFCLSHITELTVKSSKVAAECTRYHDVPVVIFSLTGYTGNLFHDFTDVIVPLFTTASQFDGEVQFLITDMALWWTIKYHTLLQKLSKYPLIDFGKDDQVHCFKHAIVGTHAYMEFTIDASKSPHGVTMVDFNRFMRDAYSLPKETAAALGESPKVKPRLLIIKRHRTRMFLNLEEIIAMAEELGFEVVIDEANVSSDINGFAKLVNSVDVMMGVHGAGLTNCVFLPQNATLIQIVPFGGLDWISRTDFGNPSEMMGLRYKQYAITVDESSLTDHYPRDHKIFKDPISFHKRGFEFIRRTFMDKQNVKLDCKRFRPVLLEALDNLNQ, via the exons ATGATGAAGGCGGGGGAGCGGCCCAACTCGAAGCTGCTCCGCGGCGGCCGGCAGGAGTCGCGGCGGTTCCGGCTGCTGGCCATCGTCGTCGGCTTCTTCGTCGTCTCCCTCACCTTCGTCGTCGTCTCCAAGCCCGACGCCATCCTCTTCGGCC TGAACGGCAAGCTGCCGGCGGACCAGGCGCCGACGTCCATCCTGATCCAGCAGAAGGTCAACACGCCCGCCCAGAAAACCTCCACCGACGCCATCATCG gTGGAGACCCCAAAGTTGTCGACGATGAAGCGTACGTGAAACCAAAAG AGAccagaggcggcgaggaggaggaccatAGGGTGCTCAGCGAGCCGGACCCGGCCAGCGGGATGACGGAGCCGGCCCCCAACAAGGACGGCAACGCCCATAAATCCACCGAGGAGACGTTAG GTGGGGAGAGGAAAGACGAGGAGGGGGAGCGGGAGCGGGAGCCGGGGGAGAAGCACACCAAGGTCACGCTCCCAACCGTCTCCAATTACACCATTCATGACGCCGAGGACGCCGAGAATGCCAAGCAAGAAG GCTTGAGCAAcatccagcagcagcagcagcagggcagCAAGCCGTTGTGCGACTTCTCGAATTTTCGGGCGAACGTGTGCGAGATGCGTGGCGACGTGAGAGTCCACCCGAAGGCGACGTCGGTGCTGTTCATGGAGCCCGAGGGCTCGCAGAGGGACGAGGTGTGGAAGATCAAGCCTTACCCGCGGAAAGGCGACGAGTTCTGCCTCAGCCACATCACGGAGCTGACGGTGAAGTCGAGCAAGGTGGCCGCCGAGTGCACCAGGTACCACGACGTGCCCGTGGTGATCTTCTCGCTCACCGGCTACACGGGGAACCTCTTCCACGACTTCACCGACGTGATCGTGCCGCTCTTCACCACAGCCAGCCAGTTCGACGGCGAGGTCCAGTTCCTCATCACGGACATGGCGCTGTGGTGGACCATCAAGTACCACACCCTGCTCCAGAAGCTGTCCAAGTACCCCTTGATCGACTTCGGCAAGGACGACCAGGTGCACTGCTTCAAGCACGCCATCGTCGGCACGCACGCCTACATGGAGTTCACCATCGACGCCTCCAAGTCGCCGCACGGCGTCACCATGGTCGATTTCAACCGGTTCATGCGCGACGCCTACTCGCTGCCCAAGGAAACCGCGGCGGCGCTCGGGGAGAGCCCCAAGGTCAAGCCCAGGCTGCTCATCATCAAGAGGCACCGCACCAGGATGTTCCTCAACCTGGAGGAGATCATCGCCATGGCCGAGGAGCTGGGATTCGAGGTGGTGATCGACGAGGCCAACGTGAGCTCCGACATCAACGGCTTCGCCAAGCTTGTCAACTCGGTGGACGTGATGATGGGCGTGCATGGCGCCGGGCTCACCAACTGCGTCTTCCTGCCGCAGAACGCCACGCTCATCCAGATCGTGCCCTTCGGCGGCCTGGACTGGATATCCCGCACCGACTTCGGCAACCCGTCGGAGATGATGGGCCTGCGGTACAAGCAGTACGCCATCACCGTCGACGAGAGCAGCCTCACCGATCACTACCCGAGGGACCATAAGATCTTCAAGGACCCCATCTCCTTCCACAAGCGAGGGTTCGAGTTCATCAGGCGCACCTTCATGGACAAGCAGAACGTGAAGCTCGACTGCAAGAGGTTCAGACCTGTACTGTTGGAGGCACTGGACAATCTAAACCAGTAA